In one Deltaproteobacteria bacterium genomic region, the following are encoded:
- a CDS encoding twin-arginine translocase TatA/TatE family subunit, translating into MFGLGTGELAMILVILFFVFGAKRLPALGKALGQGMRDFGRSLKGMDEEEEKSITDEE; encoded by the coding sequence ATGTTTGGATTGGGTACGGGCGAATTAGCGATGATTCTCGTGATCCTCTTTTTTGTCTTTGGAGCTAAGCGGTTACCAGCTCTTGGGAAGGCCTTAGGACAAGGTATGCGAGATTTTGGCCGTTCTCTGAAGGGGATGGACGAAGAGGAAGAGAAGTCGATTACCGACGAAGAATAG
- a CDS encoding RluA family pseudouridine synthase, whose amino-acid sequence MSKQSITLHVPLSLAGTRLDAAVMELLADSEEGTLPSQVVTASRNRVRQWIEQGQLLVNDAVVKPATKTRGGETITLVVPEPVPTKLTPEAMDLEVLFEDSDLIVVNKKPDLVVHPGAGHATGTLVHGLLHHCKDLSGIGGELRPGIVHRLDRGTSGCMVVAKNDFVHEHLANQFAEREVHKNYLALVMGVPIRAKTKIATLHGRHPRERKKFSSKVKKGKEAVTRYEVLGSRDGISLVSIVLETGRTHQIRVHFTDMNHPLIGDPLYGGRQWSRIKSKEVRGLAQLLEHQALHAWKLVFKHPRTTEEIAVEASLPEPMASLLQLVPGLV is encoded by the coding sequence ATGTCCAAACAATCTATTACGCTTCATGTTCCGCTAAGTTTGGCAGGAACACGTCTTGATGCTGCAGTCATGGAACTGCTTGCGGATTCAGAAGAGGGTACGTTGCCCAGTCAAGTCGTGACCGCGAGCCGTAACCGGGTGCGGCAATGGATTGAACAGGGTCAATTACTCGTGAATGATGCGGTTGTTAAGCCTGCCACCAAAACCAGAGGTGGCGAAACCATCACGTTGGTTGTGCCTGAGCCGGTGCCAACAAAGCTAACCCCCGAAGCAATGGATCTCGAAGTGCTCTTTGAAGACAGCGATCTTATTGTCGTCAACAAGAAACCCGATTTGGTGGTTCATCCTGGCGCAGGCCACGCTACAGGAACTTTGGTGCACGGATTGCTACATCACTGCAAAGACCTATCGGGAATCGGTGGTGAACTTCGTCCCGGAATTGTTCACCGTTTAGACCGTGGTACCAGCGGCTGTATGGTTGTCGCAAAAAACGACTTCGTTCACGAGCACCTGGCCAATCAATTTGCCGAGCGTGAAGTACATAAGAATTATTTGGCCCTCGTTATGGGTGTACCGATTCGAGCAAAAACCAAGATTGCCACTTTGCACGGCCGTCACCCCCGAGAGCGTAAAAAATTCAGCTCGAAGGTTAAAAAAGGCAAGGAAGCCGTTACACGGTACGAGGTGCTTGGTAGCCGGGATGGCATATCCTTGGTCTCGATTGTTCTCGAAACAGGGCGGACCCATCAAATCCGAGTTCATTTCACTGATATGAATCATCCGTTGATAGGTGATCCCCTTTATGGTGGTCGGCAGTGGTCTCGTATTAAGTCGAAAGAAGTTCGAGGCTTGGCTCAGCTACTTGAGCATCAAGCGCTGCATGCCTGGAAGCTGGTTTTCAAACATCCTAGAACTACTGAAGAAATAGCAGTTGAAGCTTCTCTTCCAGAACCGATGGCAAGCCTGCTACAATTAGTCCCAGGGCTTGTTTGA